GCTAGTCCACCAAAGCTCGGATTCGAGCTTTCAAAGTTCTAAAGTTGGTCCAGCCACCTAACTCAAAACAGTCCAAAATGGTATCAAGTCTCGTCTTAATTTGCTAGTACATGTGGGTCCATCCCCAGAATTTGCTAGTCCACCAAAGATAAGATACGAGCTAAAGAAACAGTCAATAAAAAATCCATAATtgacaaacaatttaaattgaataaaaaattctatttgataaaaatctaaACTTTTGATACCATTTTGGACTGTTTTGAGTAAGGTGGGTGGACCAACTTTAGAACTTTGTGTTAAGACGACGCTACCCATGCACtgtttgtctccgtcttacacacgtatgaCACGTAATGACAATTTTCATTCACTAGTTTCATTAGTATGctgtaagtttttatattagagtgaattgacctacaATATCAAATTGTATGTTAAGAACTTTATCTGTAATTAAACTTCGGCGATTTTCGGTATTTTAATCTTCAAGCAAGATTGATTAGTATGTGAAATATCACatatttaaaatgctcatacctcccttgaaaattaaaatatcgaatgaAAACCGACGCTTAGATAATGCTCTTATCTAAAAGTTTGATAGtacaattcactctaatactatagtataaaatctattaactAACATCATCACGCCATTGAATCtagtgaacaaaaataatatactaatatactatggGTAGCGTCGTCTTAATACAAGTTAAAACTAAACTTAACTTACATGATATAAtgttgtttaaaaacaattaggtatatttaatgttcttttattttaataaaaaatattatataagtacatgcctaagtatatttattaaatttgcgtAAAATCattagttcaaatttaaaaacataatacaatattaatgatgCATGTACCTATGTGTAACATAGACcacagtttttgatttttttaaaggagaagattaattgataaatattgataaatcgttACACCCATCGTGCCAGTGACATATTAAGGGTGATCGAAGATCCGGTCACCCCCCaagttatttatatagtatacatatatcatatatggtatttatttattggtcCCCTCACCTAGGGAGATTTTTGGCTAAGCCACTATATGCCTAgtttatgtaaaatacaaaaaaatattttttttttctaagcacATCAGCTAATGTGTAAATTAGCTGAATaatgttaacattataatatattatatttaaggtgGATAATGTTTAGATACATCACCTTGTCTATAAGGGTAAGGTTTAGTAAACGGACACTGTGTactgttcattattttatttgcatgCCGTAGAcgtgcaataaaaataaactgggAGATATATTTCAAAAGAGGAGACAAGTTTAGATCGTTTAAGACTTTTGATCAATcgattggtttttaaaaaaattttatttttaataactcgtatcgtttttagtgtttttaacaGTTGAGAAGAAgtcaataatatgtattaaacgtTTTCTAGAGATCTACTTCCATTGATTctacatataataatgtgtttttcaatatttatggaAAGTATGGTACCTACGCCTACTATTCATTCTTCAAATTTTGAATGTCGGGCACCAAACTATTAATTATTCGCAAATTACTAACAATTTTAGCGTGGGGTAGaactgttaatttaattaattggttGAATCAGCCAATCCATGGTTCCGAACTGTATACAGTAATACGTAATACGTAATACGtattacgatttttttaaattaaccaaaTTAAACGCGCTATagctacttaaaaaaaaagtaaataccccccccccccccttgtggCACacgggcgggaagtgagctatttcagtctcGGGCGACGTGGGCCGTATTTCGGCCAAGATTAAAATttccttcccgcacgagccacacatactattttttgtcacgcctctgcattcatccatcacggcaaaggtaatgcagggatctatgcaacaaccaaactattctacgaaaaagaaatggttataatatgaatataagatgtagcCAAAAGTTTGTGTTTTGTAAGAACCGTGGAatagatttcaatataaataataaataataattattttattaaaataaaataagaatacaaaAATGTGTAATTACTATTCAATTGTAATCACTAttgatcacggcaaaggtaaatgcactatgcagggatctatgcaacgaCCAGATTATTcaatgaaagaaaaatgtttacgtgtcatgcaaggaggttataacatgaatataagatgtaaccagaagtttatattttgtaaggaccgtggtaaaGATTTCAATGTCTGGTTGTGCATGCACGCCCaccacttttggggatttccactttatcGCCCGCTGGAcagaaaaaggacgctttccaacgATTCAACCGTCATCAAAAACTCAACTTTCGGTGCATGCGTAAcaaaaaagtaatttgttttactattaggcattagtacaacagtaagttaaattcatttttaccaaaaaattacctttgaaaatgtcattgtgtatataaaatataataatatactctaagagtttaatataggtacccacgaataatatttttaagctacaacaaaataactaaaatcgttattcatggttttaatatgtaatttcgtccaaatttaaacttataatgTCTGTAAAAGAtaactgtgtttttttttggtttttttgataatagtatgaactatttatgagagtccttgttttaaattttcattcttTAGCTATACaagcttaaaattgtatgagtttttatttattaactactaagtaatttgtaaattttaaatttaatacattttgtcaacattttaatttttagcactTATAAACAAAATTCGTGCGTATGGATCTTTATTATTTCTCAACTACTATTATAactacttatgaggaactttgtattaaaatttcatatCTTAGATATACAAGAAATACATTTATGAATATCTGACTGCAAAATAATTAGCAAATAGTCGGGATTATGATgaatttcataaacatttttaacataaaatgccttaaaaaaaaaaaccattcgtatgtatttttaatatttttttattatataaatttatgaagaactttttagtaaattttcataaatttttaataaaatactattagcataaatagaataaaaaactaaaaaaattcaaatttcaaatttcaaatgtctataaataactcaaattcATACACGTTTACATGTTATTGTTTAAGGTACAAAATAGAttctcgtaatattataatattgccaatACGACaaaacgtaaataaaatatagtaatagcTGTTTTATAcaagtaaaaattgaaaatacatctatccaattattataataaacatttattctaaattataatggctatattttatcatatcttCTAGATTAGACCAATTTGCTTTGTATAATTTAGTAAGGTcttaataaaaaagtatattataaaatccaattattgctataaaatatttaatctttaaattttaatacggGAAACTATGAACTTTTTTAGTACAATATACAATAGTACTATTTGTAATTGTGATTTTGATATTATgcaatattggtttttttttaatgatttcaaGCACtttcaattgtataataaaatgtatattttgtaaaattagtacttatcagttattattatacgtatacaaattatttataaaaattttactaaaatatatacataatattcatttgCAAACACAGATATAtctaaattcataaaaactttaattattgttcttgtaaattattatttaaaatacatgatgtatcaatttaatatttaatccgAAATGTAAAAATGACCATTAATAATTGCTCACGTAATCAAATaggttaaaaaaaactgaaaatcaaCTATACATCTGATTGCTGCCAGttgcaatattatttaggttGTTAACTCGTAACAAATGTGcgagactataataataataataacaatagcaacaataataatcgtCTGGTTTTCCACTACCCCAAATTACGATGTCTAATATTCGAACGACCGCGGCATATAAATACCAGCCGGTCATATCAATTAGGTACCAGTTGTGTCAGTCCATCATCAGAGTCATCATCAAACATGAAGTCTGCTTTGATTATCGCATCCGTTCTTTTAGTCGGCGTGGCCCTCGAAGTCGCCGCCCGCAACGTCAACGACAACCAAAACCAGCGTGAAaacagtaagtacctactacctatatttatacacgttttttgaatattattctcCAAATACTTTAAGTAAATACACACAGTCCACACACAGATTCGAAATCGAATTactatgatttaatattatacaatcgttTTTTGTAGACAACCAGTGGACCCGTTTGCAACAAGGGGACTCCACTGATGAGTCTGTTGAGTCGAACTTAAACGAATATCAAAACAACAACAAGTTCAACAACGTCCGAAGCAACCATGGCTCCGAATCTATGTTTGCTGACCGTCAGGTCAACCAAAACGACGATACCTACTTCGGTTCCAGCCAAGAGTTAGGTCTACAACAGCAACGCAAAAGCCAACACCAATTAAATGCCGCCAGTTATCCTGAAGGACTCGCCAAGATTATGGTCGAGAAAATCGCCGCCATTCAGAAAATCGCCGTCGACTACAATATCGCCGAAACCGCCGATTCCTTGAATGCAGCTCTCCCCGTCAACTCTAACTCCGTCAAATTCGCAAAACACAATTTCGTGTCGTTCACGAACTCGACCATGAAGAACCTTGAAAATGGTGACTTGGAATACATGTACCTGAACCCAGAAAGGGACACCATGTTCGCCCAGTACCAGTTCAACGAGATCAAAACCGTCGGATCGTTCAAGTCCAACATCCCCCACGCTCATTCAGGTCACTACACAGTCATCTTGAATAACGTGCTCAGCAACTTGTCGACTGGATTCCATGACAACAAACACGCCGTGATCAAGGCGGCCAAATTCCAAAACGCCGACGTCAACGTAATCACCCACGACGGTTCCGAAACGCAAGTGTTCACCCCGGCtatggaacaaaaatatttggGTGTGTTGGCCAACACCGTGTCCAACGAAGTGATGAAGTCCGCCAACAAAGGTGCACTCGTCCAGATTAAAAACGAAATCCGTAAACCAATCGTTTCCCAAATGAACACTGCTAGAAAGAACACCAACAAGCTTTTCGACTTAAGATGGCAGGAGGACCAAGTCACCATGGAGATGGCTAACATCGGTTTCATGAACTCAGAAGTACTGGTACATGCCACCGAACATTTATTGAACTCTGTGAGTTTCCAACGGAAATCACAAGACTCCTACAGAATGCGTTATGACTTCGCCATCAAAAACATGGGATGGACATCACCTCTGAACATCGTGTCGGCTAATATGAGGACGACCACAGATCCAATACAATTCACTATCGATGATATCATCGTCAAAGTTTTCATCGACAAGTCCGGCCGCGATCAACAACAACAGTTGTACGGCAAGGCTTACACCAACGTAGAAGTACGAGGTCTCCATTACAACTTGAAGAACGTCAAGTCCGACCTTGTGCCCTACTTCGAAAACGACCTCCAACGTTTCATGGAACATTCTTTGGGATCTTACCTTCAAGATTCTTTGGTGCAAGAATTAATCAACTCTAGTCGCCAATACTAAATCaactcatttatttttaaacattagtgttttttaaatatattatataaaataagcaatagtataaacttttaacatattattttctttagtttttaattttacaatagttttataatttgattgcatacaaaataaatttaatatttaatacaggaACTTatttgtgtgtacctatatattttaacaattacataaatattaattttatgttcaaTCGGTAAATACGGCTATTTCAATTCGAAATATTTTGTCGATCTTAGTGGACACTGAGAACtgggaacatattattatataatcaggTACAAAAATAACATACCATTTTGACGAAATGATATGAtgcaactatattatagtttgttttaaatacatttgttgCATTTATTTGATTGCtcaatattgtcaatattgttcatacacaatatacacataatattattacctattgttgTAAACGGATTATTCAGCTATACATATAGGCAGTATACTAtagctctataatattataatttaagctaTACATATCGTAGGAAGGAATATGGACATAGTAACATTTTAGTGGCTAAAATAGAAAATCAAACTTATACTTTATagcataatttttatacttaaaaaaatctgtgtaattattaactaacaataataataatttacaataacttattatattaaacaatattatacctaattcataaagcaataattaatataatacatctcaaagtatatatttataagcacagtacctatatatgtgcaGTATTTTATACAGTGGCGGTCAAATGACTTTGTCAGGGGGGGGGGCATTGCTGGTTTTTTAACATGTACTATTTGactgtcaaaaatataatttttggttaTCGGTTGTCTATCCCCCTCATCACACCGTTTCACCGCcactgattttatattatattgctagcTGTACGATACTACTTAGCAATAGTCTATAGCTGTCGTATTACATGGTGTTGTCTAGAGATAATTAATGAAACCGAGATGAACAATCCTAATCTGCGACAGTTAGTaatatgtaactttttttttcacgcgaaccaattaaaaaatcgaaataaaCGAACAGGTAGttttggtttaaattttaatcataaatgctgtattgttataataactaaaataactgGTTCAATCTATTGTCTAAACCTTCGTTGAATCGTCAATAACGGTCaagtattttttgatttcataaGTCTTAGCATGTACAGTGCCTTTAATATATAATTGCTGTTATCCGTGGCTTCTATTATAATACTCTTACGATCCGGCCGGGATCCCAAATAATATGTGTGCGAAATTGGTGTTAATTAGTCGAAAAAATTTACTGTGCATTTTCATACaagtcatttaaaattaaaatctattataatcgATTCATCCAACGTTTCCGGTTTGCTTCAGTTGAAAATGcactgttgttttttttacaaaatcatacAAGTGATGAtatgtcaataaataatattaactataaacttattaattagtaaataagaTTCTGCCTGAAAGTGTGTgcacaaataaatacattataatatattatatattaataaaaatcatggCTGTAATAACTGAA
The Metopolophium dirhodum isolate CAU chromosome 7, ASM1992520v1, whole genome shotgun sequence DNA segment above includes these coding regions:
- the LOC132949059 gene encoding uncharacterized protein LOC132949059; the encoded protein is MKSALIIASVLLVGVALEVAARNVNDNQNQRENNNQWTRLQQGDSTDESVESNLNEYQNNNKFNNVRSNHGSESMFADRQVNQNDDTYFGSSQELGLQQQRKSQHQLNAASYPEGLAKIMVEKIAAIQKIAVDYNIAETADSLNAALPVNSNSVKFAKHNFVSFTNSTMKNLENGDLEYMYLNPERDTMFAQYQFNEIKTVGSFKSNIPHAHSGHYTVILNNVLSNLSTGFHDNKHAVIKAAKFQNADVNVITHDGSETQVFTPAMEQKYLGVLANTVSNEVMKSANKGALVQIKNEIRKPIVSQMNTARKNTNKLFDLRWQEDQVTMEMANIGFMNSEVLVHATEHLLNSVSFQRKSQDSYRMRYDFAIKNMGWTSPLNIVSANMRTTTDPIQFTIDDIIVKVFIDKSGRDQQQQLYGKAYTNVEVRGLHYNLKNVKSDLVPYFENDLQRFMEHSLGSYLQDSLVQELINSSRQY